Proteins from one Synechococcales cyanobacterium CNB genomic window:
- a CDS encoding isoprenylcysteine carboxylmethyltransferase family protein, which yields MKRYLIVGYALACWVMFLGVFAYACAFVGGFLVPTTLDGPRSDPLWLALCVNVGLIAVFGVQHSVMARQWFKRWWTRFVHPAAERSTYVLISNLLMIVLFWQWRPMGGVVWHVEHEAGRIALWSLFAAGWLLVPVSSFMTDHFDLFGVRQAWLHFKGVPYRPLPFRTRALYKTMRHPLYTGWFLAFWSTPTMTVSHLLFAVLLTVYILVAVRFEERDLKELYGEDYERYTRTTPRFAPRVIRRGATAPARG from the coding sequence ATGAAGCGGTATCTGATCGTGGGCTATGCCCTGGCGTGCTGGGTGATGTTCCTTGGGGTGTTCGCGTACGCGTGCGCGTTCGTCGGCGGGTTCCTCGTGCCGACGACGCTGGACGGGCCGCGGTCGGACCCGCTGTGGCTCGCGCTGTGCGTGAACGTGGGGTTGATCGCGGTGTTCGGCGTGCAGCACAGCGTGATGGCGAGGCAGTGGTTCAAGCGGTGGTGGACGCGGTTCGTGCATCCGGCGGCGGAGCGGAGCACCTACGTGCTGATCTCCAACCTGCTGATGATCGTGCTTTTCTGGCAGTGGAGGCCGATGGGGGGCGTGGTGTGGCACGTTGAGCACGAGGCCGGGCGGATCGCGCTGTGGTCGCTCTTCGCGGCTGGGTGGCTGCTGGTGCCGGTGTCGTCATTCATGACGGACCACTTCGACCTGTTCGGTGTGAGGCAGGCATGGCTGCACTTCAAGGGCGTGCCTTACCGGCCGCTGCCGTTCAGGACGCGCGCGCTGTACAAGACGATGCGGCACCCGCTGTACACCGGGTGGTTCCTGGCGTTCTGGTCGACGCCGACGATGACGGTCTCGCACCTTCTCTTTGCCGTGCTTCTGACTGTCTACATCCTTGTCGCGGTGCGGTTCGAGGAGCGCGACCTGAAGGAGTTGTACGGCGAGGACTACGAGCGGTACACGCGGACGACGCCGCGCTTCGCGCCGAGGGTGATCCGGCGGGGGGCTACTGCCCCTGCGCGAGGCTGA
- a CDS encoding aldehyde dehydrogenase family protein, which yields MPHPLLDALGVADHPRVVEPGAALGAGFIVSTNPATGDPIAGVRLDDGASCERTIVEADAAFRRWREVPAPVRGRVVRAIADEYRRLREPLGRLVSLEVGKIASEGVGEVQETIDIADFAVGLSRQLHGCTMPSERPGHRMYEQWLPLGAIGVITAFNFPNAVWGWNAMLAAVCGDTVVWKPSLLAPLTAIATNSIAERVASSMGHEGVFRLTIGTDEEVGERLIADRRLPLISATGSCRMGRRVGQVVAQRLGRCLLELGGNNAVIVEPDADPGLAMKAVLFGAVGTAGQRCTTTRRLIVHERIADSFVDSLVEAYRRIRIGDPLDPGTLVGPLINERAVEGFEGAIRAARAQGGEVLVGGKRASVPGLKGHFVEPTIVRAPASGELPIAMEETFAPILYVFTYRDLERAIGMQNAVPQGLSSAIFTSRIAAAERFLSPAGSGSDCGLAYVNLGTSGAEIGGAFGGEKDTGGGRESGSDSWKAYARRQTCTVNFGGAFRLAQGIQFGEEQ from the coding sequence ATGCCCCATCCGTTGCTCGATGCGCTCGGCGTCGCCGACCACCCGCGCGTGGTGGAGCCTGGCGCGGCGCTTGGCGCGGGGTTCATTGTGTCCACGAACCCGGCGACGGGCGATCCGATCGCGGGCGTTCGGCTGGACGACGGCGCGTCGTGCGAGCGCACGATCGTGGAGGCGGACGCTGCATTCAGGCGGTGGCGAGAGGTACCGGCGCCGGTGCGCGGCCGGGTGGTGCGTGCGATCGCTGATGAGTACCGGCGTTTGCGCGAGCCGCTGGGGCGGTTGGTGAGCCTCGAAGTCGGGAAGATCGCGTCCGAGGGCGTGGGAGAGGTGCAGGAGACGATCGACATCGCGGACTTCGCGGTGGGCCTGTCGCGGCAGTTGCACGGCTGCACCATGCCGAGCGAACGTCCGGGGCACCGGATGTACGAGCAATGGCTGCCGCTGGGCGCGATCGGCGTGATCACGGCGTTCAACTTCCCGAACGCGGTGTGGGGCTGGAACGCGATGCTGGCGGCGGTGTGCGGTGACACGGTGGTGTGGAAGCCGAGCCTGCTGGCGCCGCTGACGGCGATCGCGACGAACTCGATCGCGGAGCGGGTCGCGTCGTCGATGGGGCACGAGGGCGTGTTCCGGCTGACGATCGGGACGGATGAGGAGGTGGGCGAGCGATTGATCGCGGATCGCCGTTTGCCGCTGATCAGCGCGACCGGATCGTGCCGCATGGGCAGGCGTGTCGGGCAGGTGGTGGCGCAGCGGCTGGGTCGGTGCCTGCTGGAACTGGGCGGGAATAACGCGGTGATCGTGGAGCCGGACGCGGACCCTGGCTTGGCGATGAAGGCGGTGCTGTTCGGCGCGGTGGGCACGGCCGGGCAGCGGTGTACGACGACTCGCCGGCTGATCGTTCACGAGCGCATCGCCGATTCGTTCGTGGATTCGCTGGTCGAGGCGTACCGGAGGATTCGCATCGGCGACCCGCTGGACCCGGGGACGCTCGTGGGGCCGCTCATCAACGAGCGAGCGGTCGAGGGCTTCGAGGGCGCGATCCGTGCGGCCCGCGCGCAGGGTGGCGAAGTGCTGGTGGGCGGCAAGCGCGCGAGCGTGCCGGGTCTGAAGGGGCACTTCGTGGAGCCGACGATCGTGCGTGCGCCGGCGTCGGGCGAGCTGCCGATCGCGATGGAGGAGACGTTCGCGCCGATCCTGTACGTCTTCACGTACCGCGACCTGGAGCGGGCGATCGGGATGCAGAACGCCGTGCCGCAGGGGTTGAGTTCGGCGATCTTCACGTCTCGGATCGCGGCGGCGGAGAGGTTCCTCAGCCCGGCCGGGTCCGGGAGTGATTGCGGGCTGGCGTACGTGAATCTGGGGACGAGTGGGGCGGAGATTGGCGGGGCGTTCGGGGGTGAGAAAGATACGGGCGGAGGGCGTGAGTCCGGCTCGGACTCGTGGAAGGCGTACGCACGTCGGCAGACGTGCACGGTCAACTTCGGCGGGGCATTCCGGCTCGCCCAGGGCATCCAGTTCGGAGAAGAGCAGTGA
- the rpiA gene encoding ribose 5-phosphate isomerase A — protein MSEQRVADALAEAVIAEITPGMIVGLGTGRTASRGVVALAERVKEHGLEVRCVPTSHSTETLARYHGLQVMDFAMVESVDLLFDGADEVDPQLRMLKGAGGAMTRERIVAWASKRRIYMVDERKMVDRLGTRTTLAVAVLAFGLSAVRSELRSLGLNGVVRRTIKGELFITDNGNLIVDVALGEHDVEELDAALNSIPGVVDHGLFLTEADEVFVERADGSIDRLRREG, from the coding sequence GTGAGCGAACAACGGGTAGCGGACGCGTTGGCCGAGGCCGTCATCGCGGAGATCACGCCGGGCATGATCGTCGGCCTGGGAACGGGGCGCACGGCGTCGCGCGGTGTGGTTGCGCTGGCTGAGCGTGTGAAGGAGCATGGACTCGAGGTTCGCTGCGTGCCGACCAGCCACTCGACGGAGACGCTGGCGCGCTACCACGGGCTGCAGGTGATGGACTTCGCGATGGTGGAGAGCGTGGACCTGCTCTTCGACGGCGCTGACGAGGTGGACCCGCAGCTGCGGATGCTGAAGGGCGCGGGCGGGGCGATGACGCGCGAGCGCATCGTGGCGTGGGCGTCGAAACGGCGCATCTACATGGTGGACGAGCGCAAGATGGTCGATCGCCTCGGCACGCGCACGACGCTGGCGGTGGCGGTGCTCGCCTTCGGGCTGTCTGCGGTGCGGTCGGAGTTGCGGTCGCTGGGGCTGAACGGGGTGGTGCGGCGGACGATCAAGGGAGAGCTGTTCATCACCGACAACGGGAACCTGATCGTGGACGTGGCGCTGGGCGAGCACGACGTGGAGGAACTGGACGCCGCGCTGAACTCGATTCCCGGCGTGGTCGATCACGGGCTGTTCCTGACCGAGGCCGATGAAGTGTTCGTCGAGCGGGCGGACGGTTCGATTGACAGGCTGCGTCGCGAGGGGTGA
- the fahA gene encoding fumarylacetoacetase: MTCEINETHDPDLRCWVESADDPATDFPVQNLPICLFSVAGGRERHVGTRIGDRILNLSSVGDLPPAPAARDGPEDRAIESGLHGLLAGPRTAWTGVRRRLVRQLTDPGSRGLLEPAMLPARDVTLHLPHPIGDYTDFYASVHHATNVGCMFRPDNPLLPNYKHVPIGYHGRASSVVPGGTPIRRPVGQLPPPEEGGAPGFGPCRMLDYEMELGFIVARGNELGEPIPVGRAAEHVLGACIVNDWSARDIQRWEYQPLGPFLSKSFATSVSPYIVTMEALAPFRVPAFERPPGDPRPLPYLDDEADRARGGIDITCEVRLASAEMRRRGLSPVRLSRGSFRQMYWTIAQMVAHHTVNGCNLRPGDLLASGTISGPARENRGCLLELTWDGDPWAGPERGGPRIVPGSQRTPVELPTGEKRTFLQDGDEVVMRAFCEREGFRRIGFGECRGIVEPARA; encoded by the coding sequence ATGACCTGTGAAATCAACGAGACCCACGATCCCGACCTTCGGTGCTGGGTCGAGTCGGCGGACGATCCCGCGACGGACTTCCCCGTCCAGAACCTGCCCATCTGTCTCTTCAGCGTCGCCGGCGGGCGTGAGCGGCACGTGGGCACGCGCATCGGCGACCGCATCCTGAATCTCTCTTCCGTCGGGGACCTCCCGCCGGCCCCCGCCGCCCGCGACGGCCCGGAGGATCGTGCGATCGAGAGCGGCCTGCACGGCCTGCTCGCCGGGCCGCGCACGGCCTGGACCGGCGTGCGCCGCCGCCTCGTCCGCCAGCTCACCGATCCGGGCTCGCGCGGCCTGCTCGAACCCGCGATGCTCCCCGCACGCGACGTCACGCTGCACCTCCCCCATCCGATCGGCGACTACACCGACTTCTACGCCTCGGTCCACCACGCCACCAACGTCGGCTGCATGTTCCGCCCCGACAACCCGCTCCTGCCCAACTACAAGCACGTGCCCATCGGCTACCACGGCCGCGCGTCGAGCGTCGTTCCCGGCGGCACGCCGATCCGCCGCCCCGTCGGCCAGCTGCCCCCCCCCGAGGAGGGCGGCGCGCCGGGCTTCGGCCCCTGCCGCATGCTCGACTACGAGATGGAACTGGGCTTCATCGTCGCGCGCGGCAACGAGCTGGGCGAGCCGATCCCCGTCGGCCGCGCCGCCGAGCACGTCCTGGGCGCGTGCATCGTCAACGACTGGTCCGCCCGCGACATCCAGCGGTGGGAGTACCAGCCCCTCGGCCCGTTCCTCTCCAAGAGCTTCGCCACCTCCGTCAGCCCGTACATCGTCACGATGGAGGCGCTCGCGCCCTTCCGCGTCCCCGCCTTCGAGCGGCCGCCGGGCGACCCGCGCCCGCTCCCCTACCTCGACGACGAGGCCGACCGCGCCCGCGGCGGCATCGACATCACCTGCGAGGTCCGGCTCGCCTCCGCCGAGATGCGCAGGCGCGGCCTCTCGCCCGTGCGCCTCAGCCGCGGCTCGTTCCGTCAGATGTACTGGACCATCGCCCAGATGGTCGCCCACCACACCGTCAACGGGTGCAACCTCCGCCCCGGCGACCTCCTCGCCAGCGGCACCATCAGCGGCCCGGCCCGCGAGAACCGCGGCTGCCTCCTCGAACTGACTTGGGACGGCGACCCGTGGGCGGGGCCGGAGCGGGGGGGGCCGAGGATCGTCCCAGGCTCGCAGCGCACCCCCGTCGAACTGCCGACGGGCGAGAAGCGGACCTTCCTGCAGGACGGCGACGAGGTCGTCATGCGGGCGTTCTGCGAGCGGGAGGGCTTCCGCCGCATCGGCTTCGGCGAGTGCCGGGGGATCGTCGAGCCGGCGCGGGCGTAG
- a CDS encoding threonylcarbamoyl-AMP synthase: MDAGPEQIAEAVRRLSAGGIVAFPTETVYGLGADALNADAVAHVFRLKGRPADNPLIVHVSGPAMAREVVARWTADADTLADAFWPGPLTIVLPKAERVPDIVTGGGPTVAVRCPDHPLTLALLEVFNGPLVGPSANPSGFVSPTTAGHVRAAFDAGHVFVLDGGPCRVGIESTVVSLAEDPPRVLRPGLVSAEEIARVLGRPVVEAPPSAADDASPRASPGRMRTHYAPRKRVVLAPDELAGIDLKQPMTVIAARPMPAAPTVRLIAMPADPADYARGLYAALRDADEHGPGDLIVVERPWDGDEPPPAWRAVADRLRRAAGPRD, from the coding sequence ATGGACGCCGGCCCCGAGCAGATCGCCGAGGCGGTGCGCCGCCTGAGCGCGGGCGGCATCGTCGCGTTCCCCACCGAGACCGTCTACGGCCTCGGCGCGGACGCCCTGAACGCCGACGCCGTCGCCCACGTCTTCCGCCTCAAGGGCCGACCCGCCGACAACCCGCTCATCGTTCACGTCTCAGGCCCGGCGATGGCGCGCGAGGTCGTCGCCCGCTGGACCGCCGACGCCGACACGCTCGCCGATGCCTTCTGGCCCGGGCCCCTCACCATCGTGCTCCCCAAGGCCGAGCGCGTCCCGGACATCGTCACCGGGGGCGGGCCGACCGTCGCCGTGCGCTGCCCCGATCACCCCCTCACGCTCGCCCTGCTCGAAGTCTTCAACGGCCCGCTCGTCGGACCGAGCGCGAACCCCTCCGGCTTCGTCTCCCCCACCACGGCCGGCCACGTCCGCGCCGCTTTCGATGCCGGGCACGTCTTTGTACTCGACGGAGGCCCCTGCCGCGTCGGCATCGAATCCACCGTCGTCTCGCTCGCCGAAGACCCGCCGCGCGTGCTGCGCCCCGGCCTCGTCAGCGCGGAGGAGATCGCCCGCGTGCTGGGCAGACCCGTCGTCGAAGCCCCCCCCTCGGCGGCGGACGACGCCTCCCCGCGCGCATCGCCCGGCAGGATGCGCACGCACTACGCCCCCCGCAAGCGCGTCGTGCTCGCGCCGGACGAACTCGCCGGCATCGATCTCAAGCAGCCGATGACCGTCATCGCCGCGCGCCCCATGCCCGCCGCGCCGACGGTCCGCCTGATCGCAATGCCAGCCGACCCGGCCGACTACGCGCGCGGCCTCTACGCCGCGCTGCGCGACGCCGACGAGCACGGCCCGGGGGATCTCATCGTCGTCGAGAGGCCGTGGGATGGCGACGAGCCGCCCCCCGCGTGGCGGGCCGTCGCCGACCGCCTCCGCCGAGCCGCCGGCCCGCGCGACTGA
- a CDS encoding TolC family protein, with translation MNATLPRAVPRMLLFCGLAAAVGGCASPIAPRTEADLRRSVVEAVRREMTEAERDPTRRATTRSADAQPLPIPPHLMAELEQMAGPGSRNVAATPLTPDLMGLPQRTVAVSLERAVRSAVENNLEVQFARIAPAIVQSQIVAAEAAFDWTFFSNFQWTSQDQMRPSQSSSGFPIGTGLDQRQIVESTTGLRRQLTSGGRLTVQQELMYTDFATPGQNFSPDPATALTVSAQIDQPLLRNFGSDVALAQVRLSRNAERNSVAQLRRDLIRLTNDTERAYWELVRAHHDLAILLRLLQRGEQVRDMLRIRQEEGLDARPANVAEAIARVERRKSDVIAAQVTLRQASNRLKILMNDPDLTVGSEVLVLPVDQPIDAPMEFSLLGALSTALAQRPEIEQAVISIDDTSIRQVVAANQRLPQLDMRGQIRFHGMDDDLSVYDSVFDGKFIDYIVGLFFEQPIGNRAAEAGFRQRRLERMQAVISYRNTVQGIVREVKDALDAVTLNYQLIAQTRLSRIASAESLRALQVENELLTGLTAERLALELNQQESLAAAERAEMEALTSFNASISQYHAAVGTILERNRIEFVVPDADEALTGRTRGRARAEPE, from the coding sequence ATGAACGCCACCCTGCCACGGGCCGTGCCGCGGATGCTGCTCTTCTGCGGGCTGGCCGCGGCGGTGGGCGGGTGCGCCTCGCCCATCGCTCCCCGAACAGAAGCGGACCTGCGCCGATCCGTCGTCGAGGCGGTCCGTCGCGAAATGACCGAGGCCGAGCGCGACCCCACACGCCGCGCGACCACGCGCAGCGCGGACGCCCAGCCGCTGCCTATCCCTCCGCACCTGATGGCGGAACTGGAGCAGATGGCCGGACCCGGCTCGCGCAACGTCGCCGCCACACCGCTCACGCCCGACCTGATGGGCCTGCCGCAGCGCACCGTCGCCGTGAGCCTCGAACGCGCGGTGCGCTCCGCGGTCGAGAACAACCTCGAAGTGCAGTTCGCGCGCATCGCCCCGGCGATCGTCCAGAGCCAGATCGTCGCCGCCGAGGCCGCCTTCGACTGGACCTTCTTCTCCAACTTCCAGTGGACCAGCCAGGACCAGATGCGGCCGTCCCAGTCCTCCTCGGGCTTCCCCATCGGCACCGGCCTCGACCAGCGCCAGATCGTCGAATCGACCACGGGACTGCGCCGCCAGCTGACCAGCGGCGGACGGCTGACCGTGCAGCAGGAGCTGATGTACACCGACTTCGCCACCCCGGGTCAGAACTTCTCCCCCGACCCCGCCACCGCGCTCACCGTCAGCGCACAGATCGACCAGCCCCTGCTGCGCAACTTCGGATCGGACGTCGCCCTCGCGCAGGTCCGCCTCAGCCGCAACGCCGAGCGAAACTCCGTCGCCCAACTGCGCCGCGACCTGATCCGACTCACCAACGACACCGAGCGGGCCTACTGGGAGCTCGTCCGCGCCCACCACGATCTCGCCATCCTCCTGCGGCTTCTCCAGCGCGGCGAGCAGGTCCGCGACATGCTCCGCATCCGCCAGGAGGAGGGCCTCGACGCCCGACCCGCCAACGTCGCCGAGGCCATCGCCCGCGTCGAACGCCGAAAGTCCGACGTCATCGCCGCCCAGGTCACGCTCCGCCAGGCCAGCAACCGCCTGAAGATCTTGATGAACGACCCCGACCTCACCGTCGGTTCCGAGGTGCTTGTTTTGCCCGTCGATCAGCCCATCGACGCCCCGATGGAGTTCAGCCTGCTCGGAGCGCTCTCCACCGCCCTCGCCCAGCGCCCCGAGATCGAGCAGGCCGTCATCTCCATCGACGACACCTCCATCCGACAGGTCGTCGCCGCCAACCAGCGGCTGCCGCAACTCGACATGCGCGGCCAGATTCGCTTCCACGGCATGGACGACGACCTGAGCGTCTACGACAGCGTCTTCGACGGCAAGTTCATCGACTACATCGTCGGCCTCTTCTTCGAGCAGCCCATCGGCAACCGCGCCGCCGAAGCCGGCTTCCGCCAGCGCAGGCTCGAACGCATGCAGGCCGTCATCTCCTACCGCAACACCGTCCAGGGCATCGTCCGCGAGGTCAAGGACGCCCTCGACGCCGTGACGCTCAACTACCAGCTCATCGCCCAGACCCGGCTCTCTCGCATCGCCTCCGCCGAGTCGCTCCGCGCCCTGCAGGTCGAGAACGAGCTCCTCACCGGCCTCACCGCCGAGCGCCTCGCCCTCGAACTCAACCAGCAGGAATCGCTCGCCGCCGCCGAGCGCGCCGAGATGGAGGCACTCACCAGTTTCAACGCCTCCATCAGCCAGTACCACGCCGCCGTCGGGACCATTCTCGAACGAAACCGCATCGAGTTTGTCGTCCCCGACGCCGACGAGGCCCTCACGGGCCGCACGCGAGGCCGCGCCCGCGCCGAGCCGGAATAA
- a CDS encoding isocitrate dehydrogenase, which translates to MSAPVRVALAPGDGIGPEITQAVLAVFEAARATNHLEFVPVRMGRAVFEQGDSRGVTDDALAAVEDCGLVFKGPMETPKGGGGKSINVTLRKLYCAYANIRHFRALPGVETVFSRAGVPVNFYVVRENVEDTYGGIEHRLTNDVVECKRLISAPGCDQVHRAAFDLARRLGLSRVTCGHKANIMKMTDGLFLERFHAAAADYPGILHEDAIIDALCMNLVLRPHKYELVVLPNLQGDIVSDLAAGLVGGLGFAPSANIGQHVSIFEAVHGSAPDIAGKGIANPTSLLLSGLMMLRHVGLTRIAATIENALLATLEDGVRTADFGDPAREPVGTMPFARAIVDRLGSTPRSAPPVPVPERDAPSFTRPERPRMNTLIQTFTQVVSHHAGCDVYVETTISPPELAAHLQRLCEHTPFTLTMMSNRGTQVWPSGSVFTEVVDYYRVRFELRNPAELGRYGQAAAIALLNRIAEKFPVTDFQPLKMYDGRPGFSLAQGQ; encoded by the coding sequence ATGTCCGCCCCCGTCCGCGTCGCCCTCGCCCCGGGCGACGGCATCGGCCCCGAGATCACGCAGGCCGTCCTCGCCGTCTTCGAGGCCGCCCGCGCGACGAACCACCTCGAGTTCGTCCCCGTCCGGATGGGCCGAGCCGTCTTCGAGCAGGGCGACTCCCGCGGCGTCACCGACGATGCCCTCGCCGCCGTCGAGGATTGCGGACTCGTCTTCAAGGGACCGATGGAGACGCCCAAGGGGGGGGGTGGCAAGTCCATCAACGTCACACTCCGCAAGCTGTACTGCGCCTACGCCAACATCCGACACTTCCGCGCCCTGCCCGGCGTCGAGACCGTCTTCTCCCGCGCCGGCGTGCCCGTGAACTTCTACGTCGTCCGCGAGAACGTCGAGGACACCTACGGCGGCATCGAGCACCGCCTCACCAACGACGTCGTCGAGTGCAAGCGCCTCATCTCCGCTCCGGGCTGCGACCAGGTCCACCGCGCCGCCTTCGACCTCGCACGACGGCTCGGCCTCTCCCGAGTCACCTGCGGCCACAAGGCCAACATCATGAAGATGACCGACGGCCTCTTCCTCGAACGCTTCCACGCCGCCGCCGCCGACTACCCCGGCATCCTGCACGAGGACGCCATCATCGACGCTCTCTGCATGAACCTCGTTCTCCGTCCCCATAAGTACGAACTCGTCGTCCTGCCCAACCTCCAGGGCGACATCGTCTCCGACCTCGCCGCGGGACTCGTCGGCGGACTCGGCTTCGCACCCAGCGCGAACATCGGACAGCACGTCTCCATCTTCGAGGCCGTCCACGGCTCCGCCCCCGATATCGCCGGCAAGGGCATCGCCAACCCCACCTCGCTCCTGCTCTCGGGGCTGATGATGCTCCGCCACGTCGGGCTCACTCGCATCGCCGCCACGATCGAGAACGCCCTCCTCGCAACACTCGAGGACGGCGTGCGCACCGCTGACTTCGGCGACCCCGCACGCGAACCGGTCGGCACCATGCCCTTCGCCCGCGCGATCGTCGATCGTCTCGGCAGCACGCCCCGCTCCGCACCACCCGTCCCCGTGCCCGAACGCGACGCACCCTCGTTCACGCGCCCTGAGCGGCCGCGCATGAACACCCTCATCCAGACCTTCACGCAGGTCGTCAGCCACCACGCCGGGTGCGACGTCTACGTCGAGACGACCATCAGCCCGCCCGAACTCGCCGCCCACCTCCAGCGCCTCTGCGAGCACACCCCCTTCACCCTCACCATGATGTCCAACCGCGGCACGCAGGTCTGGCCCTCCGGTTCCGTCTTCACCGAGGTCGTGGACTACTACCGTGTACGCTTTGAGCTGCGAAACCCCGCCGAACTCGGACGCTACGGCCAGGCCGCCGCCATCGCGCTCCTCAACCGCATCGCCGAGAAGTTCCCCGTTACCGACTTCCAGCCTCTCAAGATGTACGACGGCCGGCCCGGCTTCAGCCTCGCGCAGGGGCAGTAG
- a CDS encoding carbohydrate kinase family protein, whose amino-acid sequence MSRRERAEIARAAADAIERAGATGLSGRCALVGFDGFVDSIIRVVDRRRSMEGEDFERIGTIGEFAGRCAAAAGRSTNLELWVDEDRFGGNGPLTAGALGRLGVPVCFVGAVGREDDPTRIAPIYEPFASRCREVVSVAAPGHTDALEFDDGKIMLGKTRNVQAVTWERIVGTLGVEGLRRRAEEAALIVMVNWSLCGGVPGIWEGLIREVLPGLSARQGGRRVLIDISDPAKRSDSDLRGALAAMASMNTLVPVTLGLNLAEGERIARVLGVTGAEDSATYGESVLRLASSVRERAGLACVVVHVREGAGGATDGGAKAWFDGPFTARPRLSTGAGDHFNAGFGLAQAVGLALDECLAVGCAVSGAYVRDGESPTAERLVGFLRALPVPELG is encoded by the coding sequence ATGAGCAGGCGTGAACGGGCGGAGATCGCACGGGCCGCGGCGGACGCGATCGAGCGTGCGGGCGCGACGGGATTGAGCGGACGTTGCGCGCTCGTGGGCTTCGACGGGTTCGTGGACTCGATCATCCGCGTGGTCGATCGTCGGCGGAGCATGGAGGGGGAGGACTTCGAGCGGATCGGGACGATCGGGGAGTTCGCGGGCCGGTGCGCGGCGGCGGCCGGGCGCAGCACGAACCTGGAGTTGTGGGTCGATGAGGACCGTTTCGGCGGGAACGGCCCGCTGACGGCGGGGGCGCTGGGTCGGCTGGGCGTGCCGGTGTGCTTCGTCGGAGCGGTGGGGCGTGAGGACGACCCGACGCGGATCGCGCCGATCTATGAGCCGTTCGCATCTCGGTGCCGGGAGGTCGTGAGCGTCGCGGCGCCGGGGCATACGGATGCGCTCGAGTTCGACGACGGCAAGATCATGCTCGGCAAGACGCGGAACGTGCAGGCGGTGACGTGGGAGCGGATAGTCGGAACACTCGGCGTGGAGGGCCTGCGCCGGCGGGCGGAAGAGGCAGCGCTGATCGTGATGGTGAACTGGTCGTTGTGCGGCGGCGTGCCCGGCATCTGGGAGGGGCTGATCCGCGAGGTGCTCCCGGGACTCAGCGCGCGGCAGGGCGGGCGTCGCGTGCTGATCGACATCTCCGATCCGGCGAAGCGGAGCGACAGCGACCTGCGCGGCGCGCTGGCGGCGATGGCGAGCATGAACACGCTCGTGCCGGTTACGCTCGGGCTGAATCTCGCGGAGGGCGAGCGCATCGCGCGCGTGCTCGGCGTCACGGGCGCGGAGGACAGCGCGACCTATGGTGAGTCAGTCCTTCGGCTGGCGTCGAGCGTGCGCGAGCGGGCGGGGCTGGCGTGCGTCGTGGTGCATGTGCGCGAAGGAGCGGGCGGCGCGACGGATGGCGGCGCGAAGGCGTGGTTTGACGGGCCGTTCACGGCGCGACCGCGGCTCTCGACGGGCGCGGGCGATCACTTCAACGCCGGCTTCGGACTGGCGCAGGCGGTCGGGCTGGCGCTCGACGAGTGTCTCGCGGTCGGGTGCGCGGTGAGCGGGGCGTACGTGCGCGACGGGGAGTCGCCCACGGCCGAGCGGCTCGTCGGCTTCCTGCGAGCGTTGCCCGTGCCCGAGCTTGGATAG